The Carassius carassius chromosome 2, fCarCar2.1, whole genome shotgun sequence genome has a segment encoding these proteins:
- the LOC132097559 gene encoding ras-related and estrogen-regulated growth inhibitor-like isoform X1 — protein MIMSESVRKMLRPKLVVLGRDNCGKTALCVRFITRRFIGEYEHKREVTYRCQKIVDKEAIELEILDTVNKECVGPAASSLESSIKWGDGFLIMYSVTDRGSFEAVSRLKRLIDHVKQTLGIPTVIVANKCDMENGRVVRTDEGQALASDLRCSFFELSVAEDASAVEAACAQLVREVRQEFQRHLLAMDKRSRMLQMRHALKNKLTRSKTMQW, from the exons A TGATCATGTCAGAATCTGTACGGAAGATGTTGAGGCCGAAGCTCGTGGTGCTGGGAAGAGATAACTGTGGGAAGACAG CTCTGTGTGTCAGATTCATCACCAGACGTTTCATTGGAGAGTATGAACATAAAAGGG AGGTCACCTACAGGTGTCAGAAAATCGTGGACAAGGAGGCGATTGAGCTGGAGATTTTAGACACTGTTAATAAG GAATGTGTGGGACCTGCTGCGTCGTCTCTGGAGAGTTCCATTAAATGGGGCGATGGGTTCCTCATTATGTACTCTGTGACGGATCGTGGCAGTTTTGAGGCTGTGTCGCGCCTGAAGAGACTGATTGACCACGTTAAACAAACGCTTG GTATTCCAACAGTCATCGTTGCCAACAAATGCGACATGGAGAATGGCCGAGTGGTGAGGACAGATGAGGGACAGGCATTAGCCTCAGACCTGAG GTGCAGTTTTTTTGAGCTGTCTGTGGCAGAGGACGCTTCAGCAGTGGAGGCCGCGTGTGCGCAGCTGGTGCGTGAAGTGCGTCAGGAGTTTCAGCGTCATCTGCTGGCTATGGACAAGCGCTCACGGATGCTGCAGATGAGACACGCACTCAAAAACAAGCTCACACGGAGTAAAACCATGCAGTGGTGA
- the LOC132097559 gene encoding ras-related and estrogen-regulated growth inhibitor-like isoform X2, whose amino-acid sequence MSESVRKMLRPKLVVLGRDNCGKTALCVRFITRRFIGEYEHKREVTYRCQKIVDKEAIELEILDTVNKECVGPAASSLESSIKWGDGFLIMYSVTDRGSFEAVSRLKRLIDHVKQTLGIPTVIVANKCDMENGRVVRTDEGQALASDLRCSFFELSVAEDASAVEAACAQLVREVRQEFQRHLLAMDKRSRMLQMRHALKNKLTRSKTMQW is encoded by the exons ATGTCAGAATCTGTACGGAAGATGTTGAGGCCGAAGCTCGTGGTGCTGGGAAGAGATAACTGTGGGAAGACAG CTCTGTGTGTCAGATTCATCACCAGACGTTTCATTGGAGAGTATGAACATAAAAGGG AGGTCACCTACAGGTGTCAGAAAATCGTGGACAAGGAGGCGATTGAGCTGGAGATTTTAGACACTGTTAATAAG GAATGTGTGGGACCTGCTGCGTCGTCTCTGGAGAGTTCCATTAAATGGGGCGATGGGTTCCTCATTATGTACTCTGTGACGGATCGTGGCAGTTTTGAGGCTGTGTCGCGCCTGAAGAGACTGATTGACCACGTTAAACAAACGCTTG GTATTCCAACAGTCATCGTTGCCAACAAATGCGACATGGAGAATGGCCGAGTGGTGAGGACAGATGAGGGACAGGCATTAGCCTCAGACCTGAG GTGCAGTTTTTTTGAGCTGTCTGTGGCAGAGGACGCTTCAGCAGTGGAGGCCGCGTGTGCGCAGCTGGTGCGTGAAGTGCGTCAGGAGTTTCAGCGTCATCTGCTGGCTATGGACAAGCGCTCACGGATGCTGCAGATGAGACACGCACTCAAAAACAAGCTCACACGGAGTAAAACCATGCAGTGGTGA